DNA from Bradyrhizobium japonicum USDA 6:
GGTGGTCGCCGTCATCATCGCCGGCGTGGTCGGCTTCTTCGGCGAGTTGTTCTTCCGTCTGTTCACGAGCTTCAACTGGAGCTCCGGCTCCGGCGGCTCGTGGTCGTCTGGCTCGTCCTCATCGTCGCGATCATCCTCGTCATCGAGCGACAGCAAGAGCTCCGGCGGCGGCGCGGTGATCGTGATCATCATCGCGGTCGTGTTGATCGTGGTGGCGTGGCTGTTGTCGCAGGTGGTGAAGCTCGCGCTGTCTCGTTCGCGCGAATATCTCGCCGACGCAGGCTCCGTCGAGCTGACGAAAGATCCGGACGCCATGATCTCGGCACTGCGCAAGATCGAGAACCGCGGCGAGCTGCCGGGCGCGACCTCGGCGGTGATGGAGCTCTGCGTCGACAATCCGCGCGAGGGCTTTGCCGATTTGTTCGCGACCCATCCCTCGGTGCAATCCCGGGTCGACGCGCTGGTCAAGTTCGCCGGCGGCCATGACCCCGGCCCGCTGCCACCGCCCGACGAGACGGACGGGCCTGAGGCACAGGTGGAGCGGCAGGACGGCCCGCCGCCGTTGCGCCAGGGGCCTTGGGACGATGCAGGCGGCTCGGCCAGTCCGCCGCCCGTGCCCGCCCCCTCCGGAACTGCAGCCGGCAATCCGATGGGTCCTTGGGGCCGTCGTTAAAGGGCGGGATTTTAAGCGACTTGCGAAGGGTTGCGTTGCGATTGGGAAAAACCTCGGAAATTGCCACAACCAGAGGCCGAGGATTTGAATTCTCCCTTGTTTCTGCCATGTTCGCGCCCAACAGCAGACTTGGGACATCCTTGGGGCATCCTTGGGACATCGATTTGGGGCCCGGCCGATTGCGACCTCGCAATCGGAGGGCGCGTTAGGGGACAGCAATGGCAAAGCCGGCAGTGGTTGTGGTGGGCGCGGACAAGGGCGGGGTGGGCAAGACCACGGTGTCGCGCACCTTGCTCGATTATTTTTCCGCCAACAACGTACCGACGCGCGCCTTCGACACGGAGTCGCCGCGTGGAACCCTGAAGCGCTTCCACCCCGAGATCACCGAGATCGTCGACATGATGACGACCGCGGACCAGATGAAGATCTTCGACACGCTCAACGCGGCGAGCCCGTCGGTGACCGTGATCGACGTCCGCGCCGGCCTGCTCTCGCCCGCGCTGGCCTCGCTGCGCGACATCGGCTTCCTCGACGCCGCCAAGGCCGGCCAGATCACCTTTGCGGTGTTCCACATCCTGGGCCCCTCGATCGCGTCGCTCGACGAAATCGCCGAGACCGCGGGCTTCATGGGCGGCGCAAAATATTTCCTGGTCAAGAACTTCATCAACGACACCCAGTTCTTCCAGTGGGACCAGGCGACCTACAATTCCTACTTCCACCGCATCAAGGACGCGACCGAGCTGACCATCCCCAAGCTCAACGAAATGGCCTATGAGCAGGTCGAGGTGTCCTCCGTCCCGTTCCTGAAATTCGTTGCCAACAAGGGTCTCAACGACGAGGCCGCGAACTATTCCTTCGTGCTGCGCGGCTATGTCCGGCACTGGCTGGCGAATGTCTGGAGCGAGTTCGACCGGATCCGGCTGACCGACATCGTCGGATCGAAACCCGCCACGCGCAGCAGCGAAAAATAGTTGCAGAGCCCGGGCTGATACGGCTGGATTGGGCGCTGAGTTCGCCTGATATAGCTGCCGATGCCCGCGACGCCCCTTTACATCATCTGCTCGCCCCGCCCGCAGGTCGGCAAGACGCTGCTGGCGCGGCTGTTGAGCGAATTTTTGCTGCTCAAGAACGGCGACGTCGCGGCCTTCGACGTCAACCTGAAGGAGCCGTCGCTGCTCGACTATCTGCCGAAGGTCACCGAAACGGCTGATGTGATCGACACCTACGGCAAGATGCAGCTGATGGACCGCGTCATCGTCGATGACGGCCTTGCCAAGGTGATCGACCTCGGCTTCCACGCCTTCGACGAGTTCTTCAAGATGACCGACGAGATCGGCCTGTTGAAGGAGGCCGCGCGCAGCCACGTCGCGCCGATGATCCTGTTCGTCGCCGATACCGATCGCGTCTCGGCCCGCGCCCACGAGATGCTGCGCGCGCAGATCCCCCGGGTGAACCTGATCACCGTGGACAATGAGCACGTCGTGCGCGGCGAGCTGCCGGCCGCGATGGCGACCGGGCGGCTGTTCCGCCTGCCCGCGCTGCCCGGCTTCCTCAAGACCTATATCGACCGGCTGAACTTCTCCTTCACCGGCTACCTGCGCCAGGAGAAGGACGCCTCCACCGAGCTGCATCAGTGGACCCGGCGGAATTACCTCGCCTTCCGCGAGCTCGAGCTCAGCCTGATCCTGCAGCGCTCCTGAGGCGATAATTTTACCCGGATAATATTGACTGTGGGCCCGACCAGGCCTATTGAGAGGCGGACATCGGTATCCCTCTCAGCAAGGTCCCACCCCCGTGAGCATCGACCGGAAGGCAGCCATCGCCGCCTACAAGGAGCGCAAGACCATTGCGGGCATCTACGTCGTCCGCTGTGCGGCATCGGGCGAGGCCTGGGTCGGCCAGGCGCCGAACCTGCAGACCATCCAGAACCGCATCTGGTTCTCGCTCCGCCAGGGCAGCCACACCTGCCCTACCCTCCAGGCTGCCTGGAACGCGCATGGCGAGGCAGGCCTGACGTTCGGCGAATGCGAGCGGCTGGACGATGAGGAGACGGACTACGTCAGGAACGCGCTCCTGAAGGAGCGCATGCTGCACTGGCGGTCGGCATTGAACGCCGAGGCGATCTGACGATCGCCGGGCCCGGCGACGCGGCTCAATGCCCTTCGAACGTCATCAGCGTTCGCACCGGCACGTCCATCGCACGCAGCTTGGCGGCGCCGCCGAGATCGGGCAGATCGACGATGAAGCAGGCGGCGACCACATTGGCGCCGATCTGGCGCAGCAGTTTCACCGCGCCCTCCGCAGTGCCGCCGGTGGCGATGAGATCGTCGACCAGGATCACGCGCTCGCCGGGCCGGATCGCGTCGACATGCATCTCCATCTCGTCGATGCCATATTCGAGAGAGTAAGCGATGCGCACGGTGGTGTGCGGCAGCTTGCCTTTCTTGCGGATCGGCACGAAGCCGGCTGAAAGCTGGTGCGCCACCGCGCCGCCGATGATGAAGCCGCGCGCCTCCATGCCGGCGACCTTGTCGATCTTGTTGCCGGCCCAGGGATTGACCAGCTCGTCGACCGCGCGGCGGAACGCGCGCGCATCCGCGAGCAGGGTCGTGATGTCGCGGAACAGGATTCCCGGCTTGGGATAGTCGGGAATGGTGCGGACGCTCGCCTTCAGATCGTGGTCAAAAGTCATTGGTGCCTCTCAATCAACGCGCGCATCCAGCCGGAACGCATTCTCGACAATCCTCAGGCCCACCTCGCCGCTGAGCGACATCAGCGATTCCGGGTGGAACTGCACGCCGGCAACCGGCAGGGTCTTGTGCTCGAGCGCCATGGCGACACCATCCTCGGTGCTGGCGGTGACATCAAGCACCTCCGGCATGCTGTCGCGCTCGACATAGAGCGAGTGATAGCGGCCGATGACGATCTCGTTCGGCAGATTGCGCATCAGGCGTCCGCCCCGGACCTGCACCCGCGAGGGCCGACCGTGGGCGGGATGGGTGAGCTGGCCGAGCTCGCCGCCGAAATATTCGCCGATCGCCTGCACGCCGAGACAGACGCCGAACACCGGCAGCTTGTTCTCCAGCGCCGCGTCGATGGTCTTCTTGATCCCGAAGTCCTCAGGTCTGCCTGGTCCGGGTGACAGCACCAGCAAATCCCACCTCTTCCGCTTGAGCATGTCGAGCGCATGCACATGGCGGACCACGGTGACGTCGGCGCCGACCTGGCGGAAATAATCGGCCAGCATGTGCACGAAGCTGTCGTCGTGATCGATCAGCAGCACCTGCTTGCCCGAGCCGGTCGCATCGGGCGCGAAGGCCGACAGCGGCTTTGGCGGATCGCCGCGCAGCGCCTGGAACAGGGCTGCAGCCTTGACCTGGCACTCGCGGTCTTCGGCCGCGGGATCGGAATCGAACAGGCAGGTGGCACCGACGCGCACCTCGGCCAGACCATCCTTCATGCGGATGGTGCGGATGGTGAGACCGGTGTTGATGCTGCCGTCGAAATTCACCGCGCCGATCGCACCCGCATACCATCGCCGCGGCGAGCGCTCGTGATCCTCGACGAACTGCATCGCCCAGAGTTTGGGCGCGCCGGTTACCGTCACCGCCCAGGCATGGGTGAGGAAGGCATCGAGCGCGTCGAAGCCGGGACGCAGCATGCCCTCGACGTGATCGACGGTGTGGAACAGTTTTGAGTAGGTCTCGATCTGCCGCCGCGCCAAGACCTTGATCGTGCCGGGCACGCAG
Protein-coding regions in this window:
- a CDS encoding M48 family metallopeptidase; this encodes MAAYGLYTHIASNKFRSMLLLAGLFTLVYVLVYAGALVAEVVINSNGTVAYYLSRAFHDLIVAAPFATIAAAAWIVIAYFFHQSMIDAVTGGHDVTRQEEPRLYNLLENLCISRGITMPKLKIMESPALNAFATGLNPRQYSITVTTGLLDALDDKEIEAVLGHELTHIKNGDVQLMVVAVIIAGVVGFFGELFFRLFTSFNWSSGSGGSWSSGSSSSSRSSSSSSDSKSSGGGAVIVIIIAVVLIVVAWLLSQVVKLALSRSREYLADAGSVELTKDPDAMISALRKIENRGELPGATSAVMELCVDNPREGFADLFATHPSVQSRVDALVKFAGGHDPGPLPPPDETDGPEAQVERQDGPPPLRQGPWDDAGGSASPPPVPAPSGTAAGNPMGPWGRR
- a CDS encoding GIY-YIG nuclease family protein, with translation MSIDRKAAIAAYKERKTIAGIYVVRCAASGEAWVGQAPNLQTIQNRIWFSLRQGSHTCPTLQAAWNAHGEAGLTFGECERLDDEETDYVRNALLKERMLHWRSALNAEAI
- a CDS encoding adenine phosphoribosyltransferase, giving the protein MTFDHDLKASVRTIPDYPKPGILFRDITTLLADARAFRRAVDELVNPWAGNKIDKVAGMEARGFIIGGAVAHQLSAGFVPIRKKGKLPHTTVRIAYSLEYGIDEMEMHVDAIRPGERVILVDDLIATGGTAEGAVKLLRQIGANVVAACFIVDLPDLGGAAKLRAMDVPVRTLMTFEGH